The Urbifossiella limnaea nucleotide sequence TCTTCGAGCACCGCGTGGAAGTTGCTGCCGCCGAACCCGAACGCCGACAGCCCCGCCCGCCGCGGGTGCTCGGCCCGCGGCAGCCACGGGCGGGCCACGGTGTTGACGTAGAACGGTGAGTCGGCCGCGCGGAACGGCTCGACCGGCTGCTTCACCTTGAGCGTCGGCGGCAGCACCTTGTGGTACAGGGCCAGCGCCGCCTTCACCAGCGACGCCGCGCCGGCCGCCGCCTTCGTGTGGCCGATCTGCGACTTCACCGAACCCACGGCGCACCACGGCCGCGGCTTCGACGTGTCGCCGCCGAACACCTCGACCAGCGCCGTGGCTTCCACGGTGTCGCCGACCTTCGTGCCGGTGCCGTGCGCCTCCACCAGTTCGACCGTGCCGGGGTCCACGCCGGCGATTGAATACGCCGTGCGGAGGCAGCGCCGCTGCCCCTCGGCGCTCGGGGCGTAGATCGCGTTCCCCTTGCCGTCGCTGCTGGAGCCGATCCCTTTCAGGACGGCGTAGATCGTGTCGCCGTCGCGCTCGGCGTCGGCCAGCCGCTTCAGCACGACGACGCCAAGGCCTTCGCCGAGGATGGTGCCGTCGCCGTCGGCGTCGAACGGCTTCGCGTCCCCGGTCGGCGACAGCGCCGGGGTCTTCGAGAAGCACATGTACATGAAGATGTCGTTGAACGTGTCGATGCCGCCGGTCACGACCACGTCCGACCGCCCGGCCTGTAATTCGAGCGCGGCGAGATGCACAGCCGACAGCGAGCTGGCGCACGCCGCGTCCACGACGCAGTTGGTGCCGCCGAGGTCGAGCTTGTTGGCGATGCGGCCGGCGACGACGTTCCCGAGCAGGCCGGGGAAGCTGTTCTCCTGCCACGGCACGTAGCTGGCCGCGATGCGGGCGGCGGCGTCGGCGGCGGCGTCGTCCGGGACGCCGGCGTCCTTCATCGCCCGCTTCCACTTCGGGTGCCCGAGCCTGGCGCCGAGCGGGATCACCAGCTCCAGCGTGCCGGTGACACCGAGGATGACGGACACCCGTTCGAGCCGCTTCGAGGCGTTCCCGAGGCCCGCGTCGGTGAGCGCCTGGCGGGCAGCGACGAGCCCGAGGAGTTGGCTCGTGTCCGTGGCTTCCACGTCGCGCGGCGGGATGCCGAAGTCCATCGGCCGGAACGGCACTGCGTCCAGGAACCCGCCGCGGCGGGCGTAGGTCATGTCCGGCGTTTTCGGGTCGGGGTCGAAGTAGTCGTCCGGGTTCCAGTGCGACGCCGGGATCTCGGTGATGCCGTCGACGCCGTTCTTGACGTTCGCCCAGAACGCGCCCGGCCCCGCCGCCTTCGGGAACAGGCAGCCGATGCCGACGATCGCCAGCGGGGTGTTGCCGGTCGCGGTGTTCAACGCAGGGGTTCCTCGAAGCGCGGGGGCGACACGGCCGCTCTAGCTCAGACGCTGTTCGATCTCGGCGCGATCGACGGGTGCGAGGGCGAAGCACTCGTCGGGGAAGTTCACGCCCTGCTGCCGCAGCGCCTGGCGCCGCAGCACGACGCACGCCCCGGCCAACAGGTTCAGCGCGACGCCCACCACGGTGCGGTTCGCGGGGCTCTCCAGCGGCGAGCCCTTCGCCCACTCGTTGAACGCCCCCATCGCGGGGCCGCACCACACCTGGTAGTCGAGCTGCCGCGTCGGCTCGCCCGCGTTCGCCCACCGGCTCGACAGCCCCAGGTACCAGCGGAACACGAGCGCCATCAGGTGCCGCGGGTCGGCGTCCGCCTTCGCCACCTGACCCGGCTCGCGGCCCTGCCAGAAGGCGCGCGTCTCGTCCCACCGCTGCTCGAAGGACGCCTTCAGGTGCGTCTTCTCAACCTGGACGCGCTCCGCGGCCGGGATCGCTTCCCAACTCGGATAGGCGCGGTACAGGTCGTACAGCTTCTGCGCACGCATCGGGAACATGGTGCCGCGCTTGAGCACCTGCAGCTTCACGCCCATCTCGAACATGTCGGCCGCGGGGGCCATCGTCACGTCGGCCTGACCCGCCTCGGCGAGCATCTTCCGCACGGCGTCCGAGCTGCCGGACTCGACGCACGCCTGGTTCACGCTGCCGGTCACGACGTAGGCCGCACCCATGGCGAAGGCCGCGGCCACGGAGGACGGCGTGGCGATGCCGCCGGCCAACCCGACGCGCGGCGGCGTGGCGTACTTGAACTGCGCCTGCAACCTGTCGCGCAGGGCCAGGATCGTCGGCAGGAGCGTGATCGCCGGGCGGTTGTCGGTGTGGCCGCCGCTGTCGGCCTCGACCGTCACGTCGTCGGCGACCGGGAAGCGAGCCGCGAGTTGGGCCTGCGTCGCAGTGACGTGCCCGGCGGCGACCAGTTCCTTGAGGATGCGCTCGGGCGGCGGCGAAAGGAACTTCGTCGCCACCTCGACGCGGCTCACCTTCCCGATGACGTGGTTCAGCGGGTACGCCATGCCGCCGACGCCGCCCTTGAACCCAGCCACCCGGTAGCGCACGATCGCCGGCGTGAGGTCGAGGTAGGCGCTGGCCTCCACCAGCGGCACGCCCCGCTGCAACAGGAGTTCGGCCGTCGCCATCTCGTGCGCTGGCTCGCCGGGGCTGTGGATCAAGTTGACGCAGTACGTCGCGCCGCCGACCGCGGCCTGAATCTCGTCGATGGCCTGCGCGATCCGCGGCAGCGACTGGCCGGCGGCGCCGTAGCTGCCGAGCATCCCCGCCTTCGCCATCTCGATCACCACCTCGGCCGACGCGATGCCGTTCGCCATCGCCCCGGTCTTGTACGCGAAGCGGAGGGCGTGATCGGCGCGGAACGTCGGGTCGCCGAGTTGCTCCGGCCGCAGCGGCGGCAGATACGCCAGCACCGGCACGCCGTCCGCGGCGCCCAGTTGAACGCGCCCACCAGCCGCGATAGCGGGGCCGTGTTTGGTTTCGACGACGACGACGGGCGAACCCAGATCGCTAACCGCGGCGCGGAGAGCGGCCGGGTCGTCGGTCGGGGCGGAGTCGCCGGGCACCCACGAACCGAGGGGGGCGAACGGGCGGCTGGTCCCGGCCGGGTGCGACATCGCGGGGGGTGGCTCGTGGGGCGGATCGTGCGGTCACAGTAAGACTTAGGGAAACCCCTCTGCCCCGTACAGGGTTCGCGGCTGGGCCGACTTTCGTAGGATAGGTGTGGCTCGAATTCGCCCGGAGAATCGACCGATGGACCTACGTTCCCGCGTCGAACAAGCCCTCCGCGACGAGGTGGCCCCCGCCCTCTCCCTGGACGGATCGCGCATCGAGGTCGTCGAGGTGACCGACGGCATCGCCTCGGTCCGGCTCGCCGGCGTCTGCGGCGGCTGCCCCGCGACGGTGTGGACGCTCCTCGGGTCGATCGAGGCCGAGTTGCGGGCGCGGGTGCCGGAGATCGAACTGGTGGAAGCGGTAGGCTGACCATGTTCGCCGGGTACAACACCAACGGCTTCGCCCACCACCACCTCGCCGACGCCGTCGCCATCCTTGCAGAGCTCAACTACGGCGGCATCGCCCTCACGCTCGATGTTCACCACCTCGACCCGTTCGCACCGGACCGCGACCGCCAACTCCCTGACTGCCGTGAACAACTCGCCCGGTTCGACTTGCGCTGCGTGATCGAAACCGGCGCCCGGTTCATCCTCGATCCACGTCGCAAGCACCAGCCGACGCTTCTGAGCCCGACAGCGGCCGAGCAGCAGGTACGACTCGACTTCCTTCACGGATGTGTGAACGCCGCCGCGACCATTGGCGCCGATTGCGTCAGCTACTGGTCGGGCGCCCCCGTCTGTGCGGCGCCACCATCCGAGCTCATGAGCCGGCTAGTCGAAATGTGCAAGCGCCTCGCCGACGCCGCAGCCGCCGCCGGCGTCCGCCTCGCGTTCGAGCCCGAGCCGGGCATGTTCATCGACACGATGGACAAGTTCGCCGAGCTGCACGCGAAGGTGAACCACCCCGCGTTCGGCCTCACCATCGACATCGGCCACCTCGTCTGCAACGGCGAGTTGCCCGTCAGCCGGTTCCTCACCGACTGGAAGCACGTCCTCTGGAACGTCCACATCGAGGACATGCGGCGCGGCGTCCACGACCACGTCATGTTCGGCGAGGGCGAGGTCGACTTCGCGGACGTGTTCGCCGGACTGCGCGTCGCGGGGTACGCCGGCGGGGTGTACGTCGAGCTGAGCCGGCACAGCCACGACGCGGTGAACACGGCCCGGAAGGCGAAGGCGTTCCTCAGCGCGTACGGGATTTGACGCGCCGCTATAACGTCTTCTCCCTCCCGGAGCCCCGCGCATGCCCATCGACTCCCCCGGCGTCGCCTTCATCGGCGCCGGCGACATCGCCGTCCTCCACGCCGCCGCCGTCAAGAAGGTGCCCGGCGCCCGCCTCGTCGGCCTGTGGAACCGCTCCCAGGACCGCGCCAAGCAACGCGCCGCCGAGTTCGGGTGCAAGGTGTACGCCACCCCTGCCGAGGCCTGCGCCGACCCGGCCGTCGATGCCGTATTCATCCTCACGAACCTGGAAACGCACTTCGAGTACACGAAGCTGGCGCTCGAGAACGGCAAGCACGTCCTGGTCGAGAAGCCGGTCGGCGTGTCGGTCGCCGAGATCGAGGAGATGGACCGACTGGCGAAAACCAAGGGGCTCGTGGTGGTGCCGGGGCACAACTACATCTACGAGCAGTCGATGCAGCGGACGCGCGACCTGGTACGGAACGGCGACCTGGGCAAGATCGTGTCGGCCTACGTGATGTACAACATCCACCACCCCGAGGAGGTGGCCAAGCGCTACCCTGGGGTCGTGCGCCAGATCCTCACCCACCACTCGTACATCCTGCTGTACCTCGTTGGGAAGCCGGTCGAGCTGTGCGCCATGAAGGCGACGCTCCACTACCAGGAGTACCCGGAGGAGGACATCGCCATGGTGCAGATGCGGCTGGAGAACGGCGCGCTGGCCCACTTCTGCGCCAGCTTCGCCGCCGACGACCACGCCGCCGACCCGTGGACGGTGATGGTGAAGGTGATCGGCACCGCCGGCAGCACGCGCTACAGTTACCGCGACCACGTCGAGATCAAGCCGGGGCTAGTTCACAGTCAGACGTACACGGCATACCAAGGCTCGGTGATGAACGAGGTGCGGCACTTCCTGGTGGACTGCCTGCGGCTCGGGGCGGAGCCGCTGAGCACGCTCGCCGACGCGGCGACGGCGCAGCGGATGATCGAGGCCGCGGAGGCGTCGATCCGCGACAAGAGCGTGGTCAAGCTGTAACGACTCAAGTTGCCTCACCCGCGCGACCGATACCATCGGCATGCGCGCCGCACTTGTCCGCCCGCTCGCCGGCTGGCGCCGGCCGCGCCCCGCGCTCGCGCGGCCGGCGCTACGAGCGACCCGCGCCCGCCGGGCGCGCTTCGCGGTGCTCCTCACCCCGCTTGCCACCGCTCTGATCCTGTCTGCCGCATGGGTGGGGGTGGAGACGGTCCGCCCTGAGGTCGTCGATCCCGACTACTTCCAGCGCCGCGACACCCTCCGCGCCCGCGTCGCCGAGAACCCCGGCAAGCCGCTCGCGGTCGTCATCGGCAGTTCGCGGATGGTGCAGGGGTTCTCCCCCGACACGCTCCCGGACCCGGCCGGCGGCCCGGTGCTGTGGTTCAACGCCTCGCACTTCGGCGCCGGGCCAGTGCTCAACAGCGTCGTCCTGTCGCGCCTCCTCGCCGACGGCGTGCGGCCCGACGTGGTCGTGTTCGAGGTGATGCCGGCATTCTGCGTGAGCGAGAACGCCCCGTTCCTGGCTCACCACCTCACGCACCGCGACCTGGCCGGCATTCACCGCTACACGCCGCCGGGCGAACTCGACCTGAGCTACCTCCGCTTCCGACTGACGCGGCCGGCCCGACTCACCCGTGTCGCCGAGCCGTTCGCCGGCATCATCCCGCCGCTCCCTTATGGAGGCAACCCGACGCCGATCATCGACGTGACCGAGGAGGATCGAGCGGCGAGGCTGGTCGTTCAGACGCGGGCCCTTGGCGCGGCCCTGAAGCGCGTGACCGTTCGCCCGGAGGCCGACCGCGCCCTGCGGGCGTCGCTGAAGCTGTGCCGCGAGCGCGGCATCACGCCTGTTTTGGTGTTCTCGCCGGAGGGGCCGACCTTCCGCGCCTTCTACAACGCCGCGGCGCTGGCCCGGTTCGAGGGGTACGTGGCGGACGTGGCGCGGGAGAACGGCGTGCGTCTGATCGACGCCCGCGACTGGCTCGCCGAGTCGGACTTCATGGACTCGCACCACCCACTGCACCGCGGGTCGGTGGCCTTCACGGCCCGGCTGGTTGCAGACCTGGGGCCGGTTTCCGACCGGCCGCGCTGACCACGGCCGGTTGGAAACCGGGCACACGGTTAGGCCCGGCTCTTGGGGTGGCGGAACGGCACCCAGCCGCCGTCGGCCTTGCTGCTCTCCACGCACTTCGTGATGAACAGCATTCCCTCCACGCCGTCGTACACGTTCGGGTACACCGTGTTCGTCGTCTCGAAGCTCTGGCCCGCGGCGCGCTTCACCATCGCGTCGTAGGCCGTGGTGTACACGTTGGCGAACGCCTCGAAGAACGCCTCCGGGTGGCCGCTCGGCAGCCGCGACGCCGCCCCCGCCGCCGCCCCCAGGTACGGGCCGCCGTTGCGGGTGTAGATCTTGTGCGGCTCGCCGTTCTTCCGCACGATCAGCTTGTTCGGCTCCTCCTGGTGCCACTCCAGCGCCGCCTTCGTCCCGTCCACCTCGATGAACAGGTCGTTCTCCCGCCCGTGGCTGATCTGGCTCGCCGTCACCGTGCCGAGCGCCCCGTTCTCGAACCGCACCGCGGCGACGCCGTAGTCGTCCAGCGCCCGGCCCTCGACGAACACCTTCAGCAGGCAGCTGATCTGCTTCGGCTGGAGCCCGGTGATGTAGCGGCCGAGGTTGTAGGCGTGGGTGCCGATGTCGCCGAAGCAGCCGGCGATGCCGCTCTTCGACGGGTCGGTCCGCCACGCCGCCTGCTTCTGGTTGTCGCTCTCCAGCCGGGTGCGGAGCCAGCCCTGGATGTAGTTGCTGCGGACGGCGTTGATCTCGCCGAGCTCGCCGTTCAGCACCATCTCGCGGGCCTGCCGCACGAGCGGGTAGCCGGTGTAATTGTGCGTCACGGCGAAGACGACGCCGGACTTCTCGACCACCTTCAGCAGCTCCTCGGCCTGCGCGAGGTCGAACGTCAGCGGCTTGTCGCAAATGACGTTGAACCCGGCCTCGGCGAACGTCTTGGCGATCTCGAAGTGCGTGTGATTCGGTGTGGCGACGGACACGAAATCGACCGGGTCCGGCCGCTTCTTCTCGGCCGCGGCCATCTCCTTGAAGGAGGTGTAGGCGCGCTCCTCGGCGATGTCGTAGTCGGCGGCGGAAGCCTTCGCGCGGGCGGCGTCGGAGGAGAGCGCCCCGGCGACGAGGGCGGCGCGGTTGTCGAGGACGGCGGCGGTGGCGTGGACGCGGCCGATGAACGACCCCTGGCCGCCGCCGATCAGGCCCATGCGGAGCTTGCGGTTCAGTGGCGCGTTGGTGGGCACGGGCGGGTCTCCGGGGAGGGGGAAGCGTGCCGAGATTGTAAGCACCCGCCCGCCCCGCGTGCTACAATGGCCGCATGTCCACTACCAACCCGCACGCCAAGGCCGTCCGCCACCTCACGCGCAAGTGCCCGGTCATGAAGCGACTCGTGGCACAGGTCGGCCCTTGCACCTGGGCGCCGGCGAGCGACGACCCGTTCACCATGCTCGTCCGCTGCGTCGTCTACCAACAGATTTCGACGAAGGCGGCGAAGTCGATCTTCGACAGGCTCCTCGCCGCGCTGGGCGGGGCGCCGCTCGGCCGCGAGCGGGTGCTGGCGCTGACCGAGGCCGAGTTCCGCGCCTGCGGCGTGTCCGGGCCGAAGCAGCGCGCCATCCGGGCCGTCGCCGAACACGTCGGCAGCAACCCCGAGTTGCTGCCCGGAATCGAGGAGCGCGACGAGCTGACGCTGCGGAAGCAGTTGGTGGCGATCAAGGGGATCGGCAACTGGTCCGTGGACATGTTCCTGATGTTCGGCCTGGCCCGGCCCGACGTGCTGCCGGTCGGCGATTACGGGTTGCGCGCCGGCGTGATGAAAGCGTTCGAGCTGGCAGCACTACCGACACCCGCGGAAGTCGCGGAGTTGTGCGGCCACTGGAAGCCGTACAGCAGCGTCGGCACCTGGTACATCTGGCGGAGCCTCGGCGGCCCCGTGCCGCAGTCCGGCGACGGCGGCTGATCGCTTGACAGCCTTTCTCGCGGCGGCGACACTACCACTCCTCCCCGTCACAACGTGCGCTTCGTCCCGACCCGGGGGGCCGGTCATGCCGCGGTGGTTCGCGTTGTTGGGTGCTTGCCTCGTCCTACCCGCCCTCGCCCCGGCCCAGGACACGCCCGCAAAGGCGTTCACGTCGGCCGACTTCGAGGCGTTCCTCAAGACGACCCTGAAGCTCGAGTACGAGAAGGGCGACGGCGCGAACGGCTTCACCTACGACCTCGTCGGCACGCCGTACTTCGCGTCGTTCAACGACAAGGCGAAGTACGTCAACTTCCACGTCACGCACCCGAAGGGCCGGCTGACCGCGGAGGCGACGCTCGACCGCATCAACGACTGGAACCGCAAGGCCATCTACTCGCGCGCCTTCCTGGCGACCGGCGGCAACGGCGTGAAGTACGAGGCCGTCATGAGCCTCGCCGACGGCGCGACCCCGGCGCAGCTGAAGGCCTTCTACGACCGCTTCAACAGGGAGCACGCCGACTTCAGCAAGCACTTCGGCGGGGTGAAGCCACCGCCGCCCGAGACGACCGGCCCGCCGGAGGTCGTGAAGATGGGCTTCCCCGCGGCCCGGTTCGACCCCGACGACCCCGCCAAGAGCGACACCGGCTGGGAGGTCACCTGGGACATCCCAAATCTCACGCGCCGCGGCGGCATGAGCGACAGCCGGGTGCTGCGGATCGTGAGCGCCAGGTTCTCGTGGAAGGACGCGAAGAAGCAGCCGCGGTCGCTGGTGGTGGCGCGGAACCTGATGCTGGCGGAGGCGTTCAGCCAGTACGACAACAAGGAGACGTGCTTCCTGGACGTGGCCAAGATCGGCACCCCGATGCTAAAGGCCAACAAGGATTTCCTCGGCCCACTGTGCGTCGGCCCAGGGAAGATTCTGGCGTCGACCAACGCCGACCACGACGGCAAGGTGTACCAGGAGCTCCACTACGACGGCCTGCGCTGGATGGGCGTGTACGACAAGGTTCACGCCCGCGGCGGCGAGAAGCTGGTACTGTGGGCCGCGATGCGGTCGGGGAACTACGCCTTCCTGATGGAGTACAACTTCACCGACGACGGCCGCATCGTCAGCCGGCTGGGGTTCACCGCGCACAACCTGTTCGACCGGGCCGTGCTCCCGAAGGAGAAGGGCGTACCGCACCGGGCCATGCGCACGAAGGACGGCGACGTCCACGCCCACTTCGGCTGCTGGCGGATGGAGTTCGACCTGCACGACCCCGACCGCAACCTCGGCGGCGGCGATCAGAACGCGATCCAGCTGGTGAGCCGCAAGTTCGCCGACGGCAAGTTCGGGCTGAAGCCGCTGCCCTTCCCCGGCGTGGACGCAGCGGGCAAGGCGGTGACGGAGCCGCGGGAGGGGAAGGCGAAGTGGGTGGCGACGGAGTTCACGACGCTGCGGGCGGAGAGCAAGGCGGTGAAGAACACGCGCGGCCAGCCGATCGCCTACGACCTGATGTCGAGCCGGACGGGGGCGGCGTCGGAGTTCCTGCCGCTGGGGAACACGAAATACGTGGACATGGACTTCATCAACTACGACTACTGGGTGACGCGGACGCCGGACGTGTTCCGGCACTACTACAAGGTGCCGTTGCTGGCGGCGGGCGGGCGGCCGCTGGCGGGCGAGCGGGCGACGGTGTGGCACTCGGTGGGCGGCCTGCACGCCCCGCGCGACGAGGACTTCGGCCCCGGCGGCGTGGACGCGGCCCGCGGGGCGGCGCTGACGGAGTGGGTGGGCTTCACGCTGAAGCCGCGCAACCTGTTCGACGGCACGCCGCTGTTCACGCGCCCGATCGAGGAGGCGAAGTAATAGTAGCTGCGTTTAGACCAGATAGCCCAGCTGCGAATATCCTTTGGGCAGCCTGTTGAATCTGCGTCTTAACACACTCTTCCACGAATATCTGTATCGAATCTTTCTCAATGATTCGTTCAATCACGACCTCCGTCAACCACGCCAGGTAACTCTTCTCCCCAATCTTGATGTCTTGGATCTCACTTTCAACGTTTTCATGAACTCGCTCGGCGACTAAGCAGGTCCGCAGAAGTTCTTTCGCAAGCGGCCCTATCGTGGTAGCCTCCCGGGTAGGGGAGGATGGCCGTGGACGCCTTGACACTGACGTACTGGCAGCGACGGCACCTGGAACAGCAACTCCGCTCCACCCGCGATGCCCGCGTGTACCGCCGCACCCTCGCGGTCCTGGGGGTCGCCGATGGGGAACCGGTCGCCTCCGTCGCCGGCCGGCTCCGGGTCACACTCCGGGCGGTCTACCACTGGGTCGCGACCTACGGCCGTGACCACGCCCCGGCGGCCCTCGCCGACCGCGACCGGTCCGGGCGGCCCCGCCTGCTGACCCCGTCGGACCGGGAGCTGCTCCGCGAACTCCTGGGCCGCTCTCCCCAGGAGGTGGGCTACTTCGCCGCCCAGTGGACCGTCCCGTTGCTCCGCGAGCACCTGACCCGCCGCACCGGCCGGCCGTTCTCCGACGACACCCTCCGGCGCGAGTTGCAGCGGATGAGGTACAGCTGGAAGCGGTCCCGCTACACCCTCGACCCGGACCCCGAGTTCGGGGGGAAAAAAGAGGCGCATCCGGCGGCACATCCGGCGACTGCCGGCACGTAGCGTCGTCCTGGCGGAGGACGAGACCGACCTGCTGCTGTTCCCGCCGCTGCGGTCCGCCTGGTCGCCCCGGGGCCAGCCCAAGGAGGTTCTCCTCTGCGGGCGGAACGGCCGGCGGGTGGTCTTCGGGGCGATGAACCTGCGGACCGGCCACCGGCTGTTGGTGCCCCGGGAGCACCAGCGGGCGGCCGACTTCCAGGCGTTCCTGCGGGTGGTGCGCAGCTCCTACCGGGGCTGGCACGTGGCGATGCTGCTGGACGAGGACCCGAGCCATACGGCCAAGGGGTCGGTCCGGCTGGCCGACGAGTTCGGGTTCGAGTTGCTGTGGCTGCCCAAGCGGGCACCCCAGCTCAACCCGATGGACACGTTGTGGGGCCAGGCCAAGGACGT carries:
- a CDS encoding NifU family protein, with protein sequence MDLRSRVEQALRDEVAPALSLDGSRIEVVEVTDGIASVRLAGVCGGCPATVWTLLGSIEAELRARVPEIELVEAVG
- a CDS encoding sugar phosphate isomerase/epimerase family protein, which translates into the protein MFAGYNTNGFAHHHLADAVAILAELNYGGIALTLDVHHLDPFAPDRDRQLPDCREQLARFDLRCVIETGARFILDPRRKHQPTLLSPTAAEQQVRLDFLHGCVNAAATIGADCVSYWSGAPVCAAPPSELMSRLVEMCKRLADAAAAAGVRLAFEPEPGMFIDTMDKFAELHAKVNHPAFGLTIDIGHLVCNGELPVSRFLTDWKHVLWNVHIEDMRRGVHDHVMFGEGEVDFADVFAGLRVAGYAGGVYVELSRHSHDAVNTARKAKAFLSAYGI
- a CDS encoding copper amine oxidase, with product MPRWFALLGACLVLPALAPAQDTPAKAFTSADFEAFLKTTLKLEYEKGDGANGFTYDLVGTPYFASFNDKAKYVNFHVTHPKGRLTAEATLDRINDWNRKAIYSRAFLATGGNGVKYEAVMSLADGATPAQLKAFYDRFNREHADFSKHFGGVKPPPPETTGPPEVVKMGFPAARFDPDDPAKSDTGWEVTWDIPNLTRRGGMSDSRVLRIVSARFSWKDAKKQPRSLVVARNLMLAEAFSQYDNKETCFLDVAKIGTPMLKANKDFLGPLCVGPGKILASTNADHDGKVYQELHYDGLRWMGVYDKVHARGGEKLVLWAAMRSGNYAFLMEYNFTDDGRIVSRLGFTAHNLFDRAVLPKEKGVPHRAMRTKDGDVHAHFGCWRMEFDLHDPDRNLGGGDQNAIQLVSRKFADGKFGLKPLPFPGVDAAGKAVTEPREGKAKWVATEFTTLRAESKAVKNTRGQPIAYDLMSSRTGAASEFLPLGNTKYVDMDFINYDYWVTRTPDVFRHYYKVPLLAAGGRPLAGERATVWHSVGGLHAPRDEDFGPGGVDAARGAALTEWVGFTLKPRNLFDGTPLFTRPIEEAK
- a CDS encoding Gfo/Idh/MocA family protein — protein: MGLIGGGQGSFIGRVHATAAVLDNRAALVAGALSSDAARAKASAADYDIAEERAYTSFKEMAAAEKKRPDPVDFVSVATPNHTHFEIAKTFAEAGFNVICDKPLTFDLAQAEELLKVVEKSGVVFAVTHNYTGYPLVRQAREMVLNGELGEINAVRSNYIQGWLRTRLESDNQKQAAWRTDPSKSGIAGCFGDIGTHAYNLGRYITGLQPKQISCLLKVFVEGRALDDYGVAAVRFENGALGTVTASQISHGRENDLFIEVDGTKAALEWHQEEPNKLIVRKNGEPHKIYTRNGGPYLGAAAGAASRLPSGHPEAFFEAFANVYTTAYDAMVKRAAGQSFETTNTVYPNVYDGVEGMLFITKCVESSKADGGWVPFRHPKSRA
- a CDS encoding DNA-3-methyladenine glycosylase family protein; this encodes MSTTNPHAKAVRHLTRKCPVMKRLVAQVGPCTWAPASDDPFTMLVRCVVYQQISTKAAKSIFDRLLAALGGAPLGRERVLALTEAEFRACGVSGPKQRAIRAVAEHVGSNPELLPGIEERDELTLRKQLVAIKGIGNWSVDMFLMFGLARPDVLPVGDYGLRAGVMKAFELAALPTPAEVAELCGHWKPYSSVGTWYIWRSLGGPVPQSGDGG
- a CDS encoding Gfo/Idh/MocA family protein, producing the protein MPIDSPGVAFIGAGDIAVLHAAAVKKVPGARLVGLWNRSQDRAKQRAAEFGCKVYATPAEACADPAVDAVFILTNLETHFEYTKLALENGKHVLVEKPVGVSVAEIEEMDRLAKTKGLVVVPGHNYIYEQSMQRTRDLVRNGDLGKIVSAYVMYNIHHPEEVAKRYPGVVRQILTHHSYILLYLVGKPVELCAMKATLHYQEYPEEDIAMVQMRLENGALAHFCASFAADDHAADPWTVMVKVIGTAGSTRYSYRDHVEIKPGLVHSQTYTAYQGSVMNEVRHFLVDCLRLGAEPLSTLADAATAQRMIEAAEASIRDKSVVKL
- a CDS encoding PfaD family polyunsaturated fatty acid/polyketide biosynthesis protein, which codes for MSHPAGTSRPFAPLGSWVPGDSAPTDDPAALRAAVSDLGSPVVVVETKHGPAIAAGGRVQLGAADGVPVLAYLPPLRPEQLGDPTFRADHALRFAYKTGAMANGIASAEVVIEMAKAGMLGSYGAAGQSLPRIAQAIDEIQAAVGGATYCVNLIHSPGEPAHEMATAELLLQRGVPLVEASAYLDLTPAIVRYRVAGFKGGVGGMAYPLNHVIGKVSRVEVATKFLSPPPERILKELVAAGHVTATQAQLAARFPVADDVTVEADSGGHTDNRPAITLLPTILALRDRLQAQFKYATPPRVGLAGGIATPSSVAAAFAMGAAYVVTGSVNQACVESGSSDAVRKMLAEAGQADVTMAPAADMFEMGVKLQVLKRGTMFPMRAQKLYDLYRAYPSWEAIPAAERVQVEKTHLKASFEQRWDETRAFWQGREPGQVAKADADPRHLMALVFRWYLGLSSRWANAGEPTRQLDYQVWCGPAMGAFNEWAKGSPLESPANRTVVGVALNLLAGACVVLRRQALRQQGVNFPDECFALAPVDRAEIEQRLS
- a CDS encoding transposase, translating into MAEDETDLLLFPPLRSAWSPRGQPKEVLLCGRNGRRVVFGAMNLRTGHRLLVPREHQRAADFQAFLRVVRSSYRGWHVAMLLDEDPSHTAKGSVRLADEFGFELLWLPKRAPQLNPMDTLWGQAKDVVSADKQYATLEEQVERFIAYLESQSPAWALKTAGVFSDDFWLGNVL
- a CDS encoding helix-turn-helix domain-containing protein, with amino-acid sequence MAVDALTLTYWQRRHLEQQLRSTRDARVYRRTLAVLGVADGEPVASVAGRLRVTLRAVYHWVATYGRDHAPAALADRDRSGRPRLLTPSDRELLRELLGRSPQEVGYFAAQWTVPLLREHLTRRTGRPFSDDTLRRELQRMRYSWKRSRYTLDPDPEFGGKKEAHPAAHPATAGT
- a CDS encoding SGNH/GDSL hydrolase family protein → MRAALVRPLAGWRRPRPALARPALRATRARRARFAVLLTPLATALILSAAWVGVETVRPEVVDPDYFQRRDTLRARVAENPGKPLAVVIGSSRMVQGFSPDTLPDPAGGPVLWFNASHFGAGPVLNSVVLSRLLADGVRPDVVVFEVMPAFCVSENAPFLAHHLTHRDLAGIHRYTPPGELDLSYLRFRLTRPARLTRVAEPFAGIIPPLPYGGNPTPIIDVTEEDRAARLVVQTRALGAALKRVTVRPEADRALRASLKLCRERGITPVLVFSPEGPTFRAFYNAAALARFEGYVADVARENGVRLIDARDWLAESDFMDSHHPLHRGSVAFTARLVADLGPVSDRPR